From the genome of Pseudomonas sp. TMP9, one region includes:
- a CDS encoding alpha/beta hydrolase produces the protein MKPATAVVDIHRTFKVHTEFYANPSARKTIILINGSLATTAAFAQTLKYLRPQFNVVLYDQPYAGQSKPHNRHSRPISKEDEATILLELIEVFKVDYLLSFSWGGVAAMLALAQRPARIEKAVITSFSPLLNKAMLDYLARGMVCLQAADGEQVGQLVNSTIGKYLPSLFKRFNHRHISRLDRHEYLQMHAHINQVLQLDNHGQMQCLATIDIPLLFINGDRDEYTAAQDVRVFAEYLSDCQFVIINNAGHFLDMEHKGACLQSQTALLNFLQPPARNNCSYHRVPNQHHAIAV, from the coding sequence ATGAAACCAGCCACCGCTGTCGTCGATATTCACAGGACGTTTAAGGTTCACACGGAGTTCTACGCCAACCCCAGCGCGCGCAAGACCATCATCCTGATCAACGGTTCGCTGGCCACCACCGCCGCCTTTGCACAAACCCTCAAGTACCTGCGACCGCAGTTCAATGTGGTGCTTTACGACCAGCCCTATGCCGGCCAATCCAAGCCGCACAACCGCCATAGCCGGCCGATCAGCAAAGAAGATGAAGCAACCATTTTGCTGGAGCTTATTGAGGTGTTTAAGGTCGACTATCTGCTGTCGTTCTCTTGGGGTGGCGTCGCCGCTATGCTGGCTTTGGCGCAACGCCCGGCGCGGATCGAAAAGGCGGTGATCACCTCCTTCTCGCCGCTGCTGAACAAAGCGATGCTCGACTACTTAGCAAGAGGCATGGTCTGCCTGCAAGCCGCAGACGGTGAGCAAGTCGGCCAACTGGTCAACAGCACCATCGGCAAGTACCTGCCCTCGCTGTTTAAGCGCTTTAACCACCGGCACATCAGCCGCCTGGACCGCCACGAATACCTGCAGATGCACGCGCACATCAATCAGGTGTTGCAACTAGACAACCACGGCCAGATGCAATGCTTGGCGACCATCGACATCCCACTGCTGTTTATCAACGGCGATCGCGATGAGTACACCGCCGCGCAAGATGTGCGGGTGTTTGCCGAGTACCTGAGCGACTGCCAGTTCGTCATCATCAACAACGCCGGGCACTTTCTCGATATGGAGCACAAAGGCGCATGCCTGCAGAGCCAGACCGCCCTGCTTAACTTCCTGCAGCCCCCGGCGCGCAACAACTGCAGCTACCACCGAGTGCCTAACCAGCACCATGCGATTGCCGTATAA